In one window of Streptomyces sp. FXJ1.172 DNA:
- a CDS encoding TetR/AcrR family transcriptional regulator, with amino-acid sequence MPRITAGRREAKRAEIVAAARRCFARDGFHQTSMPDIAAEAGISAGAPYRYFTSKEEIILAIAGDAFRLIFEPVERLAESVDAPSVAELVAAALGTISGETVQDAAGHEVAVEELLRCVVQTWAEVLRNDEVRGPAAEGFERVRATVADALRRGRAAGTVPAAMDPDSAARVVMGLLHGLLLQRVAFGLTDTAGLADDLHGGLIL; translated from the coding sequence ATGCCGCGCATCACAGCCGGGCGCCGCGAGGCGAAGCGTGCGGAGATCGTCGCTGCGGCCCGTCGTTGCTTCGCCCGCGACGGGTTCCATCAGACCTCGATGCCGGACATCGCCGCGGAGGCAGGCATCTCGGCCGGCGCGCCTTACCGCTACTTCACGAGCAAGGAGGAGATCATCCTCGCTATCGCGGGCGACGCGTTCCGGCTGATCTTCGAACCGGTTGAGCGGCTGGCCGAGAGCGTGGACGCCCCGTCAGTCGCGGAACTGGTGGCCGCCGCGCTCGGCACGATCAGCGGCGAGACGGTGCAGGACGCGGCGGGGCACGAGGTCGCAGTGGAGGAACTGCTGCGCTGCGTCGTGCAGACGTGGGCGGAGGTGCTGCGCAACGACGAGGTACGCGGCCCGGCAGCGGAGGGCTTCGAAAGGGTCCGCGCCACCGTCGCCGACGCTCTGCGTCGCGGCCGGGCCGCGGGCACGGTGCCCGCCGCCATGGACCCGGACAGCGCAGCGCGCGTGGTGATGGGGCTGCTGCACGGACTCCTGCTCCAGCGCGTGGCCTTCGGACTCACGGACACGGCCGGCTTGGCAGACGACTTGCACGGCGGCCTGATCTTGTGA
- a CDS encoding 4,5-dihydroxyphthalate decarboxylase, whose protein sequence is MNTQLSIGVYAYEHTEALFDGRVTVDGVDAVFETAPLVSDIFRRAVEGHYDLAEFGLTYFLRTFDLDDAPFLALPILPNRNFRHSAIFVNTAGGIVKPQDLAGRTVGEFALYGHDAGIWPKGILADEYGVTPDQCRWVIGGTNHPIPAFGWIPQPVPDGVDVRHAEDGQTLGAMLESGEIDALISVDVPQAVLDGSPKVARLFPDYEAVERDYYRRTGIFPPMHIIAIRRELAHRPGLARAVYDAFTQAKELAERKYLDDATKQHMSVITPWFSTLFEENRRLLGDDWWPYGVAANRKAIDTFLRYHHEQGLSKRKLTCEDIFVPELLDT, encoded by the coding sequence ATGAACACCCAGCTGAGCATCGGCGTCTACGCCTACGAGCACACCGAGGCACTGTTCGACGGCCGGGTCACGGTCGACGGGGTGGACGCGGTGTTCGAGACGGCACCGCTCGTGTCGGACATCTTCCGCCGCGCCGTCGAGGGACACTACGACCTCGCCGAGTTCGGTCTCACCTACTTCCTGCGCACCTTCGACCTCGACGACGCGCCGTTCCTGGCGCTGCCGATCCTGCCGAACCGCAACTTCCGCCACTCGGCGATCTTCGTGAACACCGCCGGCGGGATCGTGAAGCCGCAGGACCTGGCCGGCAGGACCGTCGGCGAGTTCGCTCTCTACGGCCACGACGCCGGGATCTGGCCGAAGGGCATCCTGGCCGACGAGTACGGCGTGACCCCCGACCAGTGCCGCTGGGTGATCGGCGGCACCAACCACCCCATCCCCGCCTTCGGCTGGATCCCGCAGCCCGTCCCGGACGGCGTCGACGTACGCCACGCGGAGGACGGCCAGACCCTGGGCGCCATGCTCGAGTCCGGCGAGATCGACGCACTGATCTCCGTCGACGTACCGCAGGCGGTGCTGGACGGCTCCCCGAAGGTCGCCCGCCTGTTCCCCGACTACGAGGCCGTGGAGCGCGACTACTACCGCCGCACCGGGATCTTCCCCCCGATGCACATCATCGCGATCCGCAGGGAACTGGCACATCGGCCGGGCCTCGCACGGGCCGTGTACGACGCCTTCACGCAAGCCAAGGAACTCGCCGAGCGCAAGTACCTCGACGACGCCACGAAGCAGCACATGAGCGTCATCACGCCGTGGTTCAGCACGCTGTTCGAGGAGAACCGTCGGCTGCTCGGCGACGACTGGTGGCCCTACGGCGTCGCCGCGAACCGCAAGGCCATCGACACCTTCTTGCGCTACCACCACGAGCAGGGCCTGTCGAAGCGAAAGCTGACGTGCGAGGACATCTTCGTGCCGGAACTCCTCGACACCTGA
- a CDS encoding C40 family peptidase — protein MAEEQIGIPYAWGGGDRTGPGPGFCDDSNGYLNGVCVADSTVGFDCSGLTLYAWYTASGGTVDLPHYTAAQYRTNRPVDLGELRPGDLLFFSRPDAPLHHTGIYAGGQAMIHAERTGTRVARLDGVFQDPRWGAEYAGAVRPAPQPSSPSFWKAPASPR, from the coding sequence GTGGCCGAAGAGCAGATCGGCATTCCCTACGCCTGGGGAGGCGGTGACCGTACCGGTCCGGGCCCCGGCTTCTGCGACGACAGCAACGGCTACCTCAACGGGGTCTGCGTGGCAGACTCCACCGTCGGCTTCGACTGCAGCGGCCTGACCCTGTACGCGTGGTACACCGCCAGCGGCGGCACCGTGGACCTGCCCCACTACACGGCTGCCCAGTACCGGACCAACCGCCCCGTGGACCTCGGCGAGCTACGCCCGGGAGACCTGCTGTTCTTCTCCCGTCCCGATGCCCCCCTGCATCACACCGGGATCTACGCAGGCGGCCAGGCGATGATCCACGCGGAACGCACCGGCACCCGCGTCGCACGCCTCGACGGCGTCTTCCAGGACCCCCGCTGGGGCGCCGAGTACGCGGGGGCGGTCCGCCCCGCTCCGCAGCCTTCCTCGCCGAGTTTCTGGAAGGCTCCGGCATCCCCTCGGTGA
- a CDS encoding protein kinase domain-containing protein codes for MQQSTCQERTLGGRYVLRRLLGRGGMAEVHLADDLVLARRVAVKMLRVDALDATGRDRFAREAQAVASLSHPGIVAIYDVGMESVDGLEWPYIVMEYVPGHTLHQLVRSGPLAPHRALRLTAGVLEALAHAHERGIIHRDIKPANVMIAADDSVKVMDFGIARNVFTPGMTLTQTSMVVGTPEYLSPEQARGQHLDGRTDLYSTGCLLYELLTGHPPFTGESPMAIAYQHLGDEPQPPSACVPKPPAACDGVVLTALAKDPDHRYATAWEMLAAIDSIRRELGTAVSPGQPAHADTTGTASIPATPTATPSSDTRASAHKTTRTSNRRREVTTTGETPNTADQPAPRQHTARRRHAIFGALLGSLLIAGAVWAVWASAGAPFFSDTHGAMPSTTVDHHTSVQVPNLVGRPVAQARASARNYGLRLVNSGAGECPDGPRTLPRHICSQIPLPGTRVAHGSQVTVRLSQASKEKR; via the coding sequence ATGCAGCAGTCGACGTGTCAGGAACGCACGCTGGGCGGCCGGTACGTGCTTCGCCGCCTGCTTGGCCGTGGCGGGATGGCCGAGGTGCACCTCGCTGACGACCTCGTGCTCGCTCGCCGGGTTGCGGTGAAGATGCTGCGCGTCGATGCGCTGGATGCGACGGGCAGGGACCGGTTCGCCCGCGAGGCGCAGGCGGTCGCCTCCCTGAGTCATCCCGGGATCGTCGCGATCTACGACGTCGGCATGGAAAGCGTTGACGGGCTCGAGTGGCCGTACATCGTTATGGAGTACGTCCCAGGCCACACTCTGCACCAGTTGGTGCGCTCAGGCCCGCTCGCGCCGCACCGGGCCCTGCGCCTGACCGCCGGCGTGCTCGAAGCGTTGGCTCATGCCCATGAACGGGGCATCATCCACCGCGACATCAAACCCGCCAACGTGATGATCGCCGCCGACGACTCGGTCAAAGTAATGGACTTCGGGATCGCCCGGAACGTCTTCACGCCCGGCATGACGCTCACCCAGACGTCGATGGTGGTGGGCACCCCCGAGTACCTTTCTCCCGAACAGGCCCGCGGGCAGCACCTTGACGGGCGCACTGACCTGTACTCCACCGGTTGCCTGCTCTATGAGCTGCTCACCGGGCATCCTCCGTTCACCGGCGAGTCCCCGATGGCAATCGCCTACCAACACCTGGGAGACGAGCCCCAGCCGCCCTCCGCCTGCGTACCGAAGCCACCTGCGGCATGCGACGGTGTGGTCCTGACGGCCCTCGCCAAGGACCCCGACCACCGCTACGCCACGGCGTGGGAGATGCTGGCCGCTATCGACAGCATCCGCAGAGAACTCGGCACGGCCGTGTCACCTGGGCAACCCGCTCACGCAGACACCACTGGCACAGCCTCGATTCCCGCGACACCAACGGCCACCCCTTCCTCAGACACGCGCGCCTCCGCCCACAAGACCACCCGCACCAGCAACCGTCGACGGGAGGTTACGACCACTGGCGAAACACCCAACACCGCGGATCAACCGGCTCCCCGCCAACACACAGCCCGTCGCCGCCACGCCATCTTCGGAGCGCTCCTGGGCTCGCTGCTGATCGCCGGAGCGGTGTGGGCGGTGTGGGCCTCAGCAGGCGCCCCCTTCTTCTCAGACACTCACGGAGCGATGCCATCCACCACCGTGGATCACCACACCTCTGTCCAGGTTCCCAACCTGGTCGGCCGCCCAGTGGCCCAGGCACGAGCCAGCGCGCGGAACTACGGTCTGCGCCTCGTGAACTCCGGCGCCGGGGAGTGTCCCGACGGCCCGCGAACGCTCCCACGGCACATCTGCAGTCAGATCCCGCTACCCGGCACGCGGGTCGCACACGGTAGCCAAGTCACAGTCCGGCTCTCCCAGGCTTCCAAGGAGAAGCGGTAG
- a CDS encoding class I SAM-dependent methyltransferase — MSDSGRAASRTAVLVCQGRAAADGTAAPGHFADPVAVRLLRAAERTPVDEVRANTAPKGWQERILYESVRACAEVLVPRTVAIDEALRAHAAGQLVILGAGLDTRAWRMPELARTDVWEVDHPASQQDKRARLTKAAPAPRAPEEDDRLAAGLPAIARSVRFTPVDFTVDDLGAALDGAGHDPAAPTTWLWEGVVPYLTRDEVRATVAALAARTAPGSALVVNYQAPSVRAAAGRLLTRVLGSSITSGEPWRSLWRPQQMASLLAQYGLQVVSDDNLLALAHRLGTPAAGRTSLQSSRVAVAESH, encoded by the coding sequence ATGAGCGACAGTGGGCGTGCGGCGAGCCGGACGGCGGTGCTGGTGTGCCAGGGACGGGCGGCCGCGGACGGGACAGCTGCTCCAGGCCACTTCGCGGATCCGGTGGCGGTACGGCTGCTGCGCGCCGCGGAACGTACACCCGTGGACGAGGTGCGCGCGAACACTGCGCCGAAGGGCTGGCAGGAGCGCATCCTCTACGAGAGTGTGCGGGCGTGCGCCGAGGTACTCGTACCGCGGACGGTCGCGATCGACGAGGCACTGCGCGCCCACGCGGCCGGCCAGCTCGTGATCCTCGGCGCCGGCCTGGACACGCGCGCGTGGCGCATGCCCGAACTCGCCCGGACTGACGTGTGGGAAGTCGACCATCCGGCCTCCCAGCAGGACAAACGCGCCCGCCTCACGAAGGCCGCACCAGCGCCCCGAGCACCGGAAGAGGACGATCGCCTCGCCGCCGGGCTGCCGGCCATCGCCCGTTCCGTACGGTTCACGCCGGTCGATTTCACCGTCGATGATCTCGGTGCGGCCCTGGACGGCGCCGGGCACGACCCTGCCGCGCCGACGACATGGTTGTGGGAGGGCGTCGTCCCCTACCTCACGCGCGACGAGGTGCGCGCCACGGTGGCCGCACTCGCCGCCCGGACGGCCCCGGGAAGTGCGCTCGTCGTCAACTACCAGGCGCCTTCGGTGAGGGCGGCCGCAGGGCGGCTGCTGACACGCGTGCTCGGCAGCTCCATCACATCCGGCGAACCATGGCGCTCGCTGTGGAGGCCGCAGCAGATGGCTTCGCTGCTCGCGCAGTACGGCCTGCAGGTGGTGTCCGACGACAACCTCCTCGCGCTCGCACACCGCCTCGGCACCCCGGCAGCCGGGCGGACGTCCTTGCAGTCAAGCCGCGTAGCCGTCGCAGAGAGCCACTGA
- a CDS encoding IS256 family transposase encodes MAEKTEPVAAAAGEAMVDEVVERLLNSADASGAALLGEGGLLTEITKAVLERALEAEMSGHLGYERGDPAGHGSGNSRNGTSPKTVFTDAGAVTLAVPRDRNGDFEPRLVPKNARRLAGFNDRILSLYARGMSVRDIRSHLAQIYGVEVSPDLISKVTDAVVDELVTWQNRPLDAVWPIIYIDALWVKIRCGSVTSKPVYLAVGVDMDGRKDVLGLWVGSEGEGATTWMAVLSELRNRGIEDVCIVACDGLKGLPDAVTATWPKATVQTCVIHLTRASLRLSSVRDHPKLVPALKAIYTAPTEQAAEQALDAFETSELGERYPAIVRTWRAAWPEFTPYLAFPPAIRTVVYSTNMVESINSRLRKATRNRGHFPSEQAALKVLYLAVREQINPKARDANHVAAHWKEALNQFSLFFEDRLSIQ; translated from the coding sequence ATGGCGGAGAAGACAGAACCGGTCGCCGCGGCGGCCGGGGAGGCGATGGTCGACGAGGTCGTCGAGCGGCTGCTGAACAGCGCCGACGCCTCTGGGGCGGCTTTGCTCGGTGAGGGCGGGCTGCTGACGGAGATCACCAAGGCTGTTCTGGAGCGGGCTCTGGAGGCCGAGATGAGTGGACACCTCGGCTACGAACGCGGTGATCCCGCTGGTCACGGGTCGGGGAACTCCCGCAACGGCACGTCACCCAAAACGGTTTTCACGGATGCCGGCGCGGTCACTTTGGCGGTGCCGCGGGACCGCAACGGCGACTTCGAACCACGACTGGTCCCGAAGAACGCCCGTCGGCTCGCGGGCTTCAACGACCGGATCCTCTCGCTCTACGCGCGAGGGATGAGCGTGCGGGACATCCGCTCCCATCTCGCTCAGATCTACGGGGTCGAGGTCAGCCCCGACCTGATCAGCAAGGTCACCGACGCGGTGGTCGACGAGCTCGTGACCTGGCAGAACCGGCCCCTCGACGCTGTCTGGCCCATCATCTACATCGACGCCCTGTGGGTGAAGATCCGCTGCGGCTCGGTGACCTCGAAGCCGGTCTACCTGGCCGTCGGCGTGGACATGGACGGCCGCAAGGACGTTCTGGGCTTGTGGGTCGGCTCCGAGGGCGAGGGCGCCACCACCTGGATGGCGGTCTTGTCCGAACTGCGGAACCGGGGCATCGAGGACGTGTGCATCGTCGCCTGCGACGGGCTGAAAGGCCTGCCCGACGCGGTCACGGCGACCTGGCCCAAGGCCACCGTCCAGACCTGCGTGATCCACCTGACCAGAGCCTCGCTGAGGCTGTCGTCGGTGCGCGACCACCCCAAGCTGGTCCCGGCACTCAAGGCCATCTACACGGCCCCGACCGAGCAGGCCGCCGAACAGGCCCTCGACGCATTCGAGACCTCTGAGCTGGGCGAACGCTACCCCGCGATCGTGCGGACCTGGCGGGCGGCCTGGCCGGAGTTCACGCCTTACCTCGCGTTCCCGCCGGCCATAAGGACCGTTGTCTACTCCACGAACATGGTCGAGTCGATCAACTCGCGGCTCCGTAAGGCCACCCGCAACCGCGGTCATTTCCCCTCGGAGCAGGCCGCGTTGAAGGTCCTCTACCTCGCCGTCCGCGAGCAGATCAACCCCAAAGCGCGCGACGCGAACCACGTCGCCGCACACTGGAAAGAGGCACTCAACCAGTTCTCACTGTTCTTCGAGGACCGGCTCAGCATCCAATGA
- a CDS encoding PPOX class F420-dependent oxidoreductase, which translates to MTKDEWKSFISEGTRTAKLSTVRADGSPHIAPVWFLLDGDEIVFNTGSDTVKGRNLARDGRVALCVDDERPPFGFVVLQGTAELGDDLPEVRRWATRIAARYVGEERAEEYGARNGVPGELLVRLRVDKAVALARIAD; encoded by the coding sequence ATGACGAAAGACGAGTGGAAGTCGTTCATTTCCGAGGGCACCCGCACGGCGAAGCTCTCGACCGTACGGGCTGATGGTTCCCCTCATATCGCTCCGGTCTGGTTCCTCCTGGACGGCGACGAGATCGTATTCAACACAGGCAGTGACACCGTCAAGGGCCGGAATCTCGCCCGCGACGGGCGTGTTGCGCTGTGCGTGGACGACGAACGGCCGCCGTTCGGTTTCGTCGTCCTCCAGGGCACAGCGGAACTCGGTGATGATCTCCCGGAAGTCCGCCGCTGGGCGACGCGTATCGCCGCCCGGTACGTGGGGGAGGAGCGGGCTGAGGAGTACGGCGCCCGCAACGGTGTTCCCGGGGAACTGCTGGTACGGCTCCGGGTCGACAAGGCCGTCGCCCTTGCCAGGATCGCGGACTGA
- a CDS encoding ParH-like protein produces the protein MAERLEMPEPFDAAEILARLGRRRGRTIELLPVASRPNLPCGLLVSTSGTDYILYTADTSPLHRQHILVHEAAHLLFDHAGTTPLSPVTSQVLLPHLSSDLVRRVLGRTGYDEPQEREAELLASLIMSKAARADTASLHRERFLSLNVFFAPAPDHDGRD, from the coding sequence ATGGCCGAACGGCTCGAAATGCCCGAGCCGTTCGACGCCGCGGAGATACTCGCCCGGCTCGGCCGCAGACGCGGTCGGACCATCGAGCTGCTCCCCGTGGCCTCCCGCCCCAACCTTCCCTGCGGCCTCCTGGTGTCCACGAGCGGCACCGACTACATCCTCTACACAGCCGACACCAGCCCCCTGCACCGACAGCACATCCTCGTCCACGAGGCAGCCCACCTCCTGTTCGACCACGCGGGCACCACGCCGCTCTCTCCGGTCACGTCCCAGGTGCTCCTCCCGCACCTGTCCTCCGACCTGGTACGGCGGGTGCTCGGACGTACCGGCTACGACGAACCACAGGAGCGGGAGGCCGAACTGCTGGCTTCGCTGATCATGAGCAAGGCAGCCCGAGCCGACACGGCATCGCTGCACCGCGAACGGTTCCTGAGCCTCAACGTCTTCTTCGCTCCAGCACCGGACCACGACGGCCGTGACTGA
- a CDS encoding TetR/AcrR family transcriptional regulator, producing the protein MPTQPSPLRADARRNRERILEAAVRAFSEKGADVPIDTIAKAAGVGSATLYRHFPTREALIEATYRNELARVCDSAAELLADNPPDRAMRLWMDKFIDYLAAKQGMAQALRAAVASGADPFAESLDKLGTAIGSLLHAGAEAGLLRSDVDPIDVGFSLSSVSLATNAPAQRERTGRILDLILDGLRYGTGQ; encoded by the coding sequence TTGCCCACCCAGCCGAGCCCGCTGCGGGCCGATGCCCGCCGCAACCGGGAACGCATCCTCGAAGCGGCCGTGCGCGCCTTCTCCGAGAAAGGCGCGGACGTTCCGATCGACACGATCGCCAAGGCCGCGGGCGTCGGCTCGGCCACCCTCTACCGGCACTTCCCCACACGCGAGGCGCTCATCGAAGCGACTTACCGCAATGAACTGGCCCGGGTCTGCGACAGCGCCGCCGAGCTGCTGGCCGACAACCCGCCGGACCGGGCGATGCGCCTGTGGATGGACAAGTTCATCGACTACCTGGCCGCCAAGCAGGGCATGGCACAAGCCCTGCGCGCCGCGGTCGCCTCCGGCGCGGACCCTTTCGCCGAGAGCCTCGACAAACTCGGCACCGCGATCGGCTCACTGCTGCACGCCGGCGCCGAAGCGGGCCTCCTGCGCTCGGACGTCGATCCCATCGACGTCGGCTTCAGCCTCAGCAGCGTCTCACTGGCCACCAATGCCCCCGCCCAACGTGAACGGACCGGCCGCATCCTCGACCTGATCCTCGACGGGCTCCGTTACGGCACGGGCCAATGA
- a CDS encoding isochorismatase family protein, with product MNRALIVIDVQESFRARPLWETISNPKIADQVDRLVRLARQAGDLVVWVLHAEPGSGDVFDPALGHVRLMEELQRQDSEPLIHKTSHNAFTTTNLQQLLTERGIHELTVCGIRTEQCVETTTRVASDLGYLVTFVIDATATNPIPHRDAPADQSVAELLSDPRTLSAEEVIRRTEYALAGRFATITTVGQLEASGGLRA from the coding sequence ATGAATCGAGCACTGATCGTCATCGACGTCCAGGAATCCTTCCGCGCCCGCCCGCTGTGGGAGACCATCTCCAACCCGAAGATCGCCGACCAGGTGGACCGACTCGTCCGGCTCGCCCGCCAGGCCGGGGACCTAGTGGTGTGGGTACTGCATGCCGAGCCCGGCAGCGGCGACGTCTTCGACCCCGCCCTCGGCCATGTCCGGCTGATGGAGGAGTTGCAGCGCCAGGACTCGGAACCGCTGATCCACAAGACCTCGCACAACGCTTTCACCACCACCAACCTGCAGCAACTTCTCACCGAGCGCGGCATTCACGAACTCACTGTCTGCGGCATCCGTACCGAGCAGTGCGTCGAGACCACCACCCGCGTCGCGAGCGACCTCGGCTACCTGGTCACCTTCGTCATCGACGCCACCGCGACCAACCCCATCCCGCACCGTGACGCTCCCGCCGACCAGAGCGTCGCAGAATTGCTGTCGGATCCTCGCACCCTGAGCGCCGAAGAAGTCATCAGGCGCACTGAGTACGCCCTCGCCGGACGCTTCGCCACCATCACCACTGTCGGGCAACTGGAGGCCTCGGGCGGGCTTCGGGCATGA
- a CDS encoding DUF6545 domain-containing protein, whose product MIREAMTSTQDSGDDTLSAVLGSLCIGLLAAGVGTTLWAPIATAVRGWSGACRRYRALTPLWGELHAVLPEITLVAPRRQSGPFQVHFALYRRVIEIQDARMILRHYTDPRTVDWLAEATPSVPPGRRPGPTHRRSRVPGRRPRARRRRRPPDSC is encoded by the coding sequence ATGATCCGCGAAGCGATGACCAGCACTCAGGACAGCGGGGACGACACCTTGTCCGCCGTGCTGGGCTCGTTGTGCATCGGACTGCTCGCGGCCGGGGTCGGCACCACACTGTGGGCACCGATCGCCACCGCCGTGCGCGGTTGGTCCGGCGCCTGTCGCCGCTACCGTGCACTCACCCCGTTATGGGGCGAACTGCACGCCGTGCTGCCCGAGATCACGCTGGTTGCGCCGCGAAGGCAGTCCGGGCCGTTCCAGGTGCACTTCGCGCTCTACCGGAGAGTCATCGAGATCCAGGATGCCCGCATGATCCTCCGTCACTACACGGATCCCCGCACCGTCGACTGGCTTGCTGAGGCAACCCCGTCGGTTCCCCCCGGCCGCAGACCAGGTCCCACTCATCGCCGAAGCCGCGTCCCTGGCCGGCGCCCTCGAGCGCGCCGCCGTCGGCGCCCTCCCGACTCCTGCTGA
- a CDS encoding SDR family NAD(P)-dependent oxidoreductase, producing the protein MTSPKTVLITGTSSGIGLAAAVGAARAGWTTIATMRDTGKAEALLRAADENGVGDRVQVKRLDVVDAESIAACLDEVIAEHGHLDALVNNAGAAQVGTIEQSSLDDVRAAMEVNFFGVVATTRAALPHLRAAQGRVITVTSVGGVVGQPFNEAYCAAKFAVEGFMESLAPVAATVGVDVTVVEPGAVASEFVANLGLDVPALLTAAGPYAPALEAYIARTRDSFGNAQTPAEAAAPIIDALTSERPAFRIQTSKWARDFVATTLADLDGSAVQDLTRAWVR; encoded by the coding sequence ATGACCTCCCCGAAGACGGTTCTGATCACCGGCACGTCCTCTGGTATCGGCCTGGCCGCGGCCGTCGGTGCCGCACGGGCGGGCTGGACGACCATCGCCACCATGCGTGACACCGGCAAGGCCGAGGCCCTGCTCAGGGCCGCCGACGAGAACGGGGTCGGCGACCGTGTCCAGGTCAAGCGTCTGGACGTGGTCGATGCCGAGAGCATCGCCGCCTGCCTGGACGAGGTGATCGCCGAGCACGGCCACCTCGACGCACTGGTCAACAACGCCGGCGCCGCCCAGGTCGGCACCATCGAACAGAGCAGCCTCGACGACGTCCGCGCCGCGATGGAGGTCAACTTCTTCGGCGTGGTGGCCACCACCCGCGCCGCGCTGCCCCACCTGCGCGCCGCCCAGGGCCGGGTGATCACCGTCACCAGCGTCGGTGGTGTCGTCGGCCAGCCCTTCAACGAGGCTTACTGCGCGGCCAAGTTCGCCGTCGAGGGCTTCATGGAGTCCCTCGCCCCCGTCGCCGCCACCGTCGGCGTCGACGTCACCGTGGTCGAACCGGGCGCGGTGGCGAGCGAGTTCGTCGCCAACCTCGGCCTGGACGTCCCCGCCCTGCTCACCGCGGCCGGCCCCTACGCGCCGGCCCTTGAGGCATACATCGCCCGCACCAGGGACTCCTTCGGCAACGCCCAGACCCCGGCCGAGGCCGCCGCCCCGATCATCGACGCCCTCACCAGCGAGCGCCCGGCCTTCCGGATCCAGACCTCCAAGTGGGCCCGCGACTTCGTCGCCACCACGCTCGCCGACCTCGACGGCTCGGCCGTCCAGGACCTCACCCGCGCCTGGGTCCGCTGA
- a CDS encoding GlxA family transcriptional regulator encodes MSHIVFLLVPGLHLLDLGGPAQAFSTASDFGHPYTLSYIAEQPLVPSAQGLPLVAQLDWPELGPEDLIVVPGWRARTLAGSPAIGAATLQALRDHHAKGGTVASVCAGAEALGRAGLLDARRCTTHHDVQDELARRYPRAMVVRDVLYTADDRVVTSAGIASGIDLALHLIATRHGPAVAAQVARDMVVYARRNGHEPQASAMLRYRSHLDDTVHHAQDLLDARFDQPLPLSALAAAVGVSERTLTRLFTRATGGLTPLRYQQTLRLERAEHLISHGATVDAAARAVGFEDPRMLRRLRARAH; translated from the coding sequence GTGAGCCACATCGTCTTTCTCCTGGTCCCCGGACTCCATCTGCTGGACCTGGGAGGCCCCGCGCAGGCCTTTTCCACGGCCTCCGACTTCGGGCACCCCTACACACTCAGCTACATCGCCGAGCAGCCGCTGGTCCCCTCCGCTCAGGGCCTGCCGCTGGTGGCCCAGCTCGACTGGCCCGAACTCGGCCCCGAGGACCTCATCGTGGTGCCCGGCTGGCGGGCGCGCACCCTGGCCGGCAGTCCTGCCATCGGCGCGGCCACCCTGCAGGCTCTCCGGGACCACCACGCCAAGGGCGGGACCGTTGCCAGCGTCTGCGCTGGGGCCGAGGCGCTCGGCCGGGCCGGCCTGCTCGATGCCCGCCGCTGCACCACCCACCATGACGTGCAGGACGAACTCGCCCGTCGCTACCCCAGGGCGATGGTCGTTCGCGACGTCCTGTACACCGCCGATGACCGGGTGGTCACCTCGGCCGGAATCGCCAGCGGCATCGACCTGGCCCTGCACCTGATCGCCACCCGGCACGGCCCCGCCGTCGCCGCCCAGGTGGCCCGGGACATGGTCGTCTACGCGCGGCGCAACGGCCATGAACCACAGGCCAGCGCAATGCTCCGGTACCGATCCCACCTCGACGACACCGTGCACCACGCCCAGGACCTGCTCGACGCCCGCTTCGACCAACCGTTGCCCCTGTCCGCCCTGGCCGCGGCCGTAGGCGTGAGCGAACGCACTCTCACCCGCCTCTTCACCCGCGCCACCGGCGGTCTCACGCCGCTGCGCTATCAGCAAACCCTGCGTCTTGAACGCGCCGAGCACCTCATCAGCCACGGCGCCACGGTCGATGCCGCCGCCCGCGCGGTCGGCTTCGAGGATCCCCGCATGCTCCGCCGCCTGCGAGCCCGCGCGCACTGA
- a CDS encoding large conductance mechanosensitive channel protein MscL — MLRGFKAFLMRGDIVVVAVGLIVALAFSTLIKSFTDNVINPIIARAQGGRNFGLGWQLGRPGNKATFLDIGSFISAVIYFVIFMAVVYFLIVVPYKKFQARRGVAAFKEAGAVKTCPACLSEDIPAAAGKCRYCGTEQPAAGTAQHP, encoded by the coding sequence ATGCTCAGGGGATTCAAGGCCTTCCTGATGCGGGGCGACATCGTCGTCGTGGCGGTCGGGCTGATCGTCGCGCTGGCGTTCAGCACCCTCATCAAGTCGTTCACGGACAATGTGATCAACCCGATCATCGCGCGGGCGCAAGGGGGTCGGAACTTCGGGCTCGGGTGGCAGCTCGGGCGGCCCGGGAACAAGGCGACCTTCCTCGACATCGGGTCGTTCATCTCGGCGGTCATCTACTTCGTCATCTTCATGGCCGTCGTCTACTTCCTGATCGTCGTGCCGTACAAGAAGTTCCAGGCCCGGCGCGGTGTGGCCGCCTTCAAGGAGGCCGGTGCGGTGAAGACGTGCCCCGCCTGCCTCTCCGAGGACATTCCCGCCGCGGCCGGCAAGTGCCGGTACTGCGGGACGGAACAGCCTGCGGCGGGCACGGCGCAGCACCCGTAA